In Candidatus Accumulibacter cognatus, the genomic window TGCAATGTCCGCCCGCTGCTGATCGCTGATCGTCGCCAACTCGCGTACCTTCACCAGCACCGCGGTTTTCAGACCGCTGAAACTGAAGTCGAGATCAGGGGTTTGCAGCATCGGGCGTGGCAGTTTGACCTGACCGGGCCGACCCGTATCGGCCAGAGCGGCCAGTGCCGGGCCGCCGGGGTAGCCGAGACCGAGCAGTTTGGCGGTCTTGTCGAAAGCTTCACCGGCGGCGTCATCAAGGGTTTCGCCCAGCAACTCGTATTCGCCGACGCCGGTCACCCGCATCAACTGGCTATGGCCCCCCGAAACGAGCAGGGCAACAAAGGGAAAACGCGGCGGCTTGCTTGACAACAACGGCGACAGCAGGTGGCCTTCGAGGTGATGCACCGGCACGGTCGGGACTCCGAGCGCTGTCGCCAGCGCTTCGGCAAAAGCCGCGCCCACCAGCAGGGCGCCCGCCAAGCCCGGCCCCTGCGTGTAGGCAATGGCATCGAGATCCGTCACTGAACATGCGCTATTGGCCAGCACCTGGCGCAGGAGTGGTACGAGTCGTCGGATATGATCGCGCGAAGCGAGTTCGGGGACTACCCCGCCGAAGTCGGCGTGCATGCACACCTGCGAGTGCAGGGCGTGCGCGAGCAAGGCGCCGCCAGCGTCGGTGCTGTACAGCGCCATACCCGTTTCATCGCAGGAGGATTCGATGCCAAGAACCCGCATTGGCCTCATTCTACTCCAGTCGGTGTGCTATCTTCTCGCCATCGACACCCGCCCGGAAACACTCCATGGCCCACCACCCCGCTTCAGCGCCAGCAGCCACCCACACGGTGCGCGGCGCCTGCCCACATGACTGCCCGGATACCTGCGCGCTCGACGTCACTGTCAGCAGTGGCCGCGTCGTCAAGGTCGCCGGTGCGGCCGATCATCCACCGACGGCCGGAGTGCTGTGTACCAAGGTCGCTTTCTACCCGGAGCGCATCTACCACTCCGAGCGCCTGCTGTACCCGGCACGCCGAACCACGTCCAAAGGTCCGGGGGCGAAATTCGAGCGTATCTCCTGGGATGATGCCCTGGCTACGATTGCCGATCGTTTCCGCCACATTACCGCTACAGATGGCGCTGAAGCGATTGTTCCCTACAGCTATGCTGGCAACTCCGGCATGCTCGGTTACGGTTCAATGGACCGTCGCTTCTTCCACCGTCTCGGTGCCTCGCAACTCGACCGGACGATCTGCGCCAGTGCCGGCGCGTTGGGTTACCGTGCCACGATCGGCGCCAGCGTCGGGTTCGACGCCGAAAACGTTGTCGATGCGCGCCTGATCATTCTCTGGGGAACCAACAGCGTGGTCTCCAACCTGCACTTCTGGCGTCTGGTGCAGGAGGCGAAGCGGCGCGGTGCGCGCCTGATTGCCATCGACCCCTGCCGCACCACCACCGCCGACAAGTGCGACCAGCACATCGCGCTGCTGCCGGGAACCGACAGCGCACTGGCACTCGGACTGATGAACGTACTGATTCGCGACGATCTGCTCGACCACGACTACATCGCTCGCCATACGCTCGGCTTCGACGCCCTAAGGCAACGCGTGCTGGAATACCCGCCGGAGCGGGTCGCGGCGATCTGCGGCATCCGCGCCCAGGAGATTGAACACCTCGCGCACGCGTACGGCAGCACCCGACCAGCAGCGATTCGGACCAATTACGGCATCAACCGCACCGCCGGCGGCGGTATGGCGTTGCGCAGCGTCGCCTGCCTGCCGGCGCTCACCGGTGCCTGGCGAGATGCAGCGGGTGGCGTGCTGCTGTCCAGCTCCGGCAATTATCCGGTCGGTACCGCGGCCCTCGAACGACCGGACCTGATGCCGACGCCAGCGCCGCGAACGATCAACATGAGCACCATCGGTCACGCGCTGCTGCGCGCACAACCGCCGATCAAGGCACTGTTCGTGTACAACAGCAATCCGCTCGCAATTGCCCCACAGTCGGCCGAGGTGGAACGCGGCCTGGCCCGCGACGACCTGTTCACCGTCGTTCATGACCTTTTCCAGACCGACACCGCCGACTACGCCGACATCCTGCTGCCGGCCACCAGCCACATGGAACAGCTCGACATCCACAAGTCTTACGGGCATCTACACCTGCAGGTCAACCAGCCGGCGATCGCCCCGCTCGGTGAAGCGCTGCCGAACACCGAGCTGTTCCGCCGCCTGGCCCGACAGATGGGCTTCAGTGAAACCTGCTTCGCCGATAGCGATGAAGATTTGTGTCACCAGGCTTTCGACTGGAGCGATCCCCGCCTCGCCGGCCTGTCCTGGGAAAGACTCAAGGCCGAGGGTCACGCCCGCCTCAATCTGCCACCTGGCGAAGCGCCTTTCGCAGAGGGCGGTTTTCCGACCCCTTCAGGGAAATGCGAGTTTTTCAGCGAGATGCTTGCCGGTGCAGGACTCGACCCGCTGCCGACTTTCATCGAACCGCACGAATGGCGGCAAAGTCCGCTGGCAGCACAATTCCCTCTGGCGCTGATCACGCCACCGGCGCGCAACTTCCTGAACACCAGCTTTGCCAACTCGCCACGCTTTCTGGCGCAGGAAAAGTCGCCCGCGCTCCACATCCATCCGGTCGATGCCGCGGCACGCGGCATTGCCAATGACAGCCCGCTGCGCATCCATAACCATCGTGGCGAATTCCGCGCCCGCGCCGTCGTCAGCGACCGCATCCGTCCAGGCGTGGCCATGGCCACCTCCATCTGGTGGCGAAAGCTCTCGCCCGACGGACGCAACTGTAATCAAGTCACCAGCCAGGCGCTGACCGAGATGGGCGGCGGAGCGACGTTCTACGACTGCCTGGTCGAAGTCGAACTGGGATAGCTGCACAAGTCGACCGGAATGATTGACGGCCACCACTCTGCTCGGACAAACTCTCGGAAGTCTCCTCTCCTCCTCTCGCCGAAACGCGTTGTCAAGGTCGTGGAGTTCATGGCAATAGGTCAGCAAAACCCTGGCGCTACGGCGTCGGATACCGGAGGTGCAACATGCGCGTATTTCAGATTCAGGATGATTGGGGGATGGCCAACCTCAAACTGGCCGATCGCCCGCAACCCCAGCCAGGAGCGGGACAGGTACTGCTGCGGATGCTCGCCTCGTCGCTGAATTTCCGCGACTTGGTCGTTCCCGAGCGTGGATATGGCAGCTTTACCGGAAAACTGCCGCTGATCCCGCTGTCCGACGGCGTCGGCGAGGTTGTTGCGGTGGGCCCAGGGGTCACCCGCGTGGCGGTCGGCGACCGCGTCTGCCCGACCTTTTTCCAGGGCTGGATTGCCGGCGAACCGGATCTCTCTCGCATGACTGGGTCGCTCGGTGGCCCGATCGATGGCACCATGGCGGAGTTCATGTGCCTGTCTGAACAGGGCGTGGTCAAGGTGCCCGCCTATCTCAGCGATGTCGAAGCCGCGACGCTACCCTGCGCTGCCTTGACTGCCTGGAGCGCTCTAGCCACGCACGGCGCGGTCAAACCCGGCGAACAGGTACTGATCCAGGGCTCCGGCGGCGTGGCGCTGTTCGCGCTGGCGTTTGCCAGGATCGCCGGCGCACGGGTCACCGTGATCTCGTCGAGCGACGAGAAGATCGAGCGGCTCAGGGCACTCGGTGCCGACGCGACGATCAACTACCGGACGACTCCCGAATGGTCGAAACCGGCACGTGCGCTCACCGATGGTCGAGGCTTCGACCATATCGTCGAGCTTGGCGGCGAGAAAACCCTGCCGCAGTCGCTGCGCTGCATTCGCCCCGGCGGCACCCTGTCGATGATCGGTGTGCTCTCGGGCTCCTCATTGGCAACACCGCTTGGCCTGATCATCACCCGGCAGGTGCGGCTGCAGGGCATCACCGTCGGCCATCGCGACGGCTTCGAGGCGATGCTGCGGGCGCTAGAGCAGCACCGCATGCCGGTGATCGTCGACCGGGTTTTCGAATTTCCGGCGCTCAAGGAAGCGCTGGCGTACCTGAAGAGCGGCTCACAGTTCGGCAAGATCTGCATCCGCCATTGAGCGACCGACCTACAGCGCTATACTCTCGCCAGAGGGGCTGGATTTCCCTCCTCTTTTTTGTGCTGCGGCGTCCAACATCGAAGGAGCCATCGTGAAGATACTGTTTCTTGGTGCCGGCGGCGTCGGCGGCTATTTCGGAGCCCGGCTCGTCGAAGCGGGTGCAGACGTGACATTTCTGGTGCGACCGGCACGCGCCGAACGTCTTCGATCCGAAGGTCTGCAGGTACACAGCCCTTCCGGCGATTTCGTAGTCCCGGTGAAATGCGTCACCCGGGATCAGCCAGAGGACAACTACGACCTCGTCGTGCTGACAGCAAAGGCCTTCGACCTCGAGGATGCGATCGAATCCGTTGCCGCTTTCATCACACCTGCGACCTTCATCCTGCCGCTGCTCAACGGTTTCTCGCACATGCAAGTGCTGGACCGTCGCTTTGGCGCTGAGCACATCCTCGGCGGCATTGCCCAGGTGGCGGCCATGCTGGAAGCGGACGGCACGGTACGACAACTCGCCCCGATGCATTCCCTGACCGTTGGCGGCCGAACGGCGGAAACCCAGGCAATTGCCGCCCGCTTCGTCGAAGTGTGCCAGGCCGCAAAATTCAACGCCCGCCTGTCCCCGGACATCGTCCTGAGCCTTTGGGAGAAATGGGTCTTCATTGCCACCCTGGCCGGTATCACCACCCTGATGCGGGGCAGTGTCGGTCAGATCATGGCAACTGCCAACGGCGAAGCACTGATTCGGCAACTGTACGCGGAATGTCTGGCGGTGGCCACGACCTGCGGCATCGACATGGCACCGGTGGCCCGCGACGCAGCCTTGAAAACACTCACCCAGCGCGGTTCGGCACTGACCTCCTCGATGCTTCGTGATCTGCAGGCGGGCCTGCGCACCGAGCACCGCCACGTGCTCGGCGATCTGCTGGACAAATCGCTGGCAAAGGGGCTGAGTTCGCCGATACTGGCACTGGCCTTCAGCCAGATGGAAATCCGGGAATCGGAGTCCGCCGTCCGTAGTTGAACGCCTGTCGGAAGGATCAAGGCGCCGATCGAACACAGCCAGCGAGCGCCTGCATGAACACCTGTCAGGTTCTGGTAGTCGGAGTCAGGCCACGGCTTCCCCTGCATGCGAGCCGCATCCGTTCGAGCGCAGCGTCGAGCGTCGTCTGTGGACAACCGAAATTGAGCCGTACCCAACCCGGCAGACCGAAATCGACGCCACTCGACAGACCGACCCCTGCGGCCTCGAAAAATGCGGCGGGATCGTCGACCCCGAGACCGCGCGCGTCGATCCACGCCAGGTAGGTCGCTTCGACATGGCTCACGGCCAGGCCGGGCATGCCGGCAAGGTCGGTTTCGACACGATCGCGATTGCTGCGTAGCGCCTGCAGCAGGGCGCTGCGCCAGTCCTCGCAGTCGCGGTATGCCGCTTCGGTTGCCGCAAGGCCGAGGACATTGACGTCCGGTACGATGCCGCGCGCGGCAGCGACAAAGCGCCGGCGCAAGGCAGCGTCGGGAATCACCGCAAAAGCAGCGCCCAGACCGGGAATGTTGTAGGTTTTCGACGGCGCCATCAGGGTGATGCTGCGCTTGGCCAGGTTGGTATCGAGCATCGCCAGGGGCAGATGCTGCCGGTGCTCGTCGAGGATCAGGCCGCAGTGGATTTCATCGGAGCAGACGAGCAGGTCATGGCGCTGGCAGAAGGCGGCGATGGCCTCGAGTTCCGCGCGCTCCCAGGCCCGGCCAACCGGGTTGTGCGGATGGCAAAGCAGCAACAGGCGGCTGCTGGGCGTCAGCGCGGCTTCCAGCGCCGCGAAATCCCAGCCCCAGCGGCCATCGCTCTGACACAGCGCGGCGCTCGCCAGCCGCCGGCCGGACAAGCGCGGCGCGGAGAGAAATGGCGGATAGACGGGCGTCGCCGTCAGGACATCGCCGTCGACGCTCCGGCAGGCGACGTTGAGGCCGCAGACCAGACCGGGCAACCACAACAGCCAGTCGGCCTCGACCCGCCAACCGTACGCGCTCCACAAGTACCCGAGAACGGCATCGTAGAGCGCCGGCGATGGCACGGCGTAGCCGAAACAGCCTTGCGCGACACGCTTTTCGATGGCCGCGACGATCGCCGGCGGCGCGGCAAAATCCATGTCCGCAACCCATAACGGCAGCACGTCGCGACCGGCGTATTTGTTCCACTTGAGCGAATCTCCGCCGCGGCGGTCGATGACATGAGCAAAGTCGAAACCGTTCACCGGCAAGCCCAGGGTCAAGATGTCAGACTTCGAGGTGGGCGTAGAGTGCAGTCGACAGGTAGCGTTCGCCGAACGAGGGAATGATCACCACACTCAGCTTGCCGGCATTTTCCGGCCGCCGCGCGACTTCGAGGGCGGCCCAGACAGCCGCGCCCGAGGAAATTCCCACCAACAGCCCTTCTTCACTCGCCATCCGGCGAGCGATGTCAAAAGCGTCGTCGGCCTTGACACGCAGCACTTCGTCGTAGATCGCAGTGTTCAGGACCTTGGGAACGAAACCGGCGCCGATCCCCTGAATCGGATGCGGTCCCTTGACCCCGCCCGAGAGCACCGGCGACGCGTCGGGTTCGACGGCGATGACCTGCACGCCAGGTCTTCTGGCCTTGAGCACTTCGCCGACGCCGGTAATGGTGCCACCGGTACCGACGCCGGAGACGAAGATGTCGACCTGTCCGTCGGTATCACGCCAGATCTCTTCCGCCGTCGTTGCGCGGTGGATCGCCGGATTGGCCGGGTTCTCGAATTGCTGCGGAATGAAATAACGGGCATCGGCGGCAGCGAGTTCCTCGGCGCGGCGGATCGCGCCACTCATACCCTCGGGCCCAGGGGTCAGCACCAGCTCGGCACCATAGGCCTTGAGCAGCAGGCGGCGTTCGCGGCTCATGGTTTCCGGCATCACGAAGCAGCATCGGATTCCGCGCGCCGCACAGACCATCGCCAGGCCGATACCGGTATTTCCCGAAGTCGGCTCGAGAACGATCGTTTCCGCGCTGATCTTGCCGGCAGCC contains:
- the tsaD gene encoding tRNA (adenosine(37)-N6)-threonylcarbamoyltransferase complex transferase subunit TsaD; the protein is MRVLGIESSCDETGMALYSTDAGGALLAHALHSQVCMHADFGGVVPELASRDHIRRLVPLLRQVLANSACSVTDLDAIAYTQGPGLAGALLVGAAFAEALATALGVPTVPVHHLEGHLLSPLLSSKPPRFPFVALLVSGGHSQLMRVTGVGEYELLGETLDDAAGEAFDKTAKLLGLGYPGGPALAALADTGRPGQVKLPRPMLQTPDLDFSFSGLKTAVLVKVRELATISDQQRADIARGFQDAIVEVLVSKSLRAVKVCGLQQLVVAGGVGANRELRRQLDAHALAARIAVFYPELEFCTDNGAMIALAGALRLQAGGAGKLPGAFAVRPRWPLTGA
- a CDS encoding molybdopterin oxidoreductase family protein; protein product: MAHHPASAPAATHTVRGACPHDCPDTCALDVTVSSGRVVKVAGAADHPPTAGVLCTKVAFYPERIYHSERLLYPARRTTSKGPGAKFERISWDDALATIADRFRHITATDGAEAIVPYSYAGNSGMLGYGSMDRRFFHRLGASQLDRTICASAGALGYRATIGASVGFDAENVVDARLIILWGTNSVVSNLHFWRLVQEAKRRGARLIAIDPCRTTTADKCDQHIALLPGTDSALALGLMNVLIRDDLLDHDYIARHTLGFDALRQRVLEYPPERVAAICGIRAQEIEHLAHAYGSTRPAAIRTNYGINRTAGGGMALRSVACLPALTGAWRDAAGGVLLSSSGNYPVGTAALERPDLMPTPAPRTINMSTIGHALLRAQPPIKALFVYNSNPLAIAPQSAEVERGLARDDLFTVVHDLFQTDTADYADILLPATSHMEQLDIHKSYGHLHLQVNQPAIAPLGEALPNTELFRRLARQMGFSETCFADSDEDLCHQAFDWSDPRLAGLSWERLKAEGHARLNLPPGEAPFAEGGFPTPSGKCEFFSEMLAGAGLDPLPTFIEPHEWRQSPLAAQFPLALITPPARNFLNTSFANSPRFLAQEKSPALHIHPVDAAARGIANDSPLRIHNHRGEFRARAVVSDRIRPGVAMATSIWWRKLSPDGRNCNQVTSQALTEMGGGATFYDCLVEVELG
- a CDS encoding NAD(P)-dependent alcohol dehydrogenase; translated protein: MRVFQIQDDWGMANLKLADRPQPQPGAGQVLLRMLASSLNFRDLVVPERGYGSFTGKLPLIPLSDGVGEVVAVGPGVTRVAVGDRVCPTFFQGWIAGEPDLSRMTGSLGGPIDGTMAEFMCLSEQGVVKVPAYLSDVEAATLPCAALTAWSALATHGAVKPGEQVLIQGSGGVALFALAFARIAGARVTVISSSDEKIERLRALGADATINYRTTPEWSKPARALTDGRGFDHIVELGGEKTLPQSLRCIRPGGTLSMIGVLSGSSLATPLGLIITRQVRLQGITVGHRDGFEAMLRALEQHRMPVIVDRVFEFPALKEALAYLKSGSQFGKICIRH
- a CDS encoding ketopantoate reductase family protein — protein: MKILFLGAGGVGGYFGARLVEAGADVTFLVRPARAERLRSEGLQVHSPSGDFVVPVKCVTRDQPEDNYDLVVLTAKAFDLEDAIESVAAFITPATFILPLLNGFSHMQVLDRRFGAEHILGGIAQVAAMLEADGTVRQLAPMHSLTVGGRTAETQAIAARFVEVCQAAKFNARLSPDIVLSLWEKWVFIATLAGITTLMRGSVGQIMATANGEALIRQLYAECLAVATTCGIDMAPVARDAALKTLTQRGSALTSSMLRDLQAGLRTEHRHVLGDLLDKSLAKGLSSPILALAFSQMEIRESESAVRS
- a CDS encoding putative C-S lyase, yielding MNGFDFAHVIDRRGGDSLKWNKYAGRDVLPLWVADMDFAAPPAIVAAIEKRVAQGCFGYAVPSPALYDAVLGYLWSAYGWRVEADWLLWLPGLVCGLNVACRSVDGDVLTATPVYPPFLSAPRLSGRRLASAALCQSDGRWGWDFAALEAALTPSSRLLLLCHPHNPVGRAWERAELEAIAAFCQRHDLLVCSDEIHCGLILDEHRQHLPLAMLDTNLAKRSITLMAPSKTYNIPGLGAAFAVIPDAALRRRFVAAARGIVPDVNVLGLAATEAAYRDCEDWRSALLQALRSNRDRVETDLAGMPGLAVSHVEATYLAWIDARGLGVDDPAAFFEAAGVGLSSGVDFGLPGWVRLNFGCPQTTLDAALERMRLACRGSRGLTPTTRT
- the cysK gene encoding cysteine synthase A; translated protein: MHIADNVTDLIGNTPLVRLNRLGAGIDGTVVVKLEFYSPAHSVKDRIAAAMIDAAQAAGKISAETIVLEPTSGNTGIGLAMVCAARGIRCCFVMPETMSRERRLLLKAYGAELVLTPGPEGMSGAIRRAEELAAADARYFIPQQFENPANPAIHRATTAEEIWRDTDGQVDIFVSGVGTGGTITGVGEVLKARRPGVQVIAVEPDASPVLSGGVKGPHPIQGIGAGFVPKVLNTAIYDEVLRVKADDAFDIARRMASEEGLLVGISSGAAVWAALEVARRPENAGKLSVVIIPSFGERYLSTALYAHLEV